A stretch of the Thiomicrorhabdus xiamenensis genome encodes the following:
- a CDS encoding BolA family protein has protein sequence MSPETIRQKIQEVLPGSQVETSGADCNFAVVVTSDAFEGKSPLQRHRIVNDIFKADIESGALHALSIKTQTPA, from the coding sequence ATGTCACCGGAAACGATTCGTCAGAAAATTCAAGAAGTTCTGCCCGGAAGCCAAGTTGAAACCAGTGGTGCGGACTGCAATTTTGCTGTCGTGGTTACCAGCGATGCGTTTGAGGGCAAGAGCCCGCTGCAACGTCACAGAATTGTCAACGATATCTTTAAGGCGGATATCGAGAGCGGTGCTCTGCACGCTTTGTCGATCAAAACCCAAACGCCGGCGTAA
- the mlaE gene encoding lipid asymmetry maintenance ABC transporter permease subunit MlaE yields the protein MRGRFSISEFLGSIGASFLSSLALIGRGALFVLSMLPALPAAFLRFDLWVKQVYIAGVLSLPIILTAGLFVGMVLSLQGYNVLVDYNSEEAVGTMTALSLLRELGPVVAALLFAGRAGSALTAEIGLMRSTEQVSALEMMAVDPLKYIYAPRFMAAILALPMLALLFTAMGIIGGYMVGVGWLGVDNGAFWSQMNSSVDWNDDVINGIIKSVAFAVLIAIVSLFQGVNAVPTSEGVSLATTRTVVHASLGVLGLDFILTAIMFD from the coding sequence ATGCGGGGTCGTTTTTCAATCAGTGAATTTCTGGGATCGATCGGAGCCAGCTTTCTTTCCAGCTTGGCTTTGATCGGACGGGGCGCTCTGTTTGTCCTGTCAATGCTACCGGCGCTGCCGGCGGCGTTTCTACGCTTTGATCTATGGGTTAAGCAGGTCTATATCGCGGGCGTACTGTCTCTGCCGATTATTCTTACCGCCGGGCTTTTCGTCGGCATGGTACTGAGTCTGCAGGGGTATAATGTGCTGGTTGACTATAACTCCGAAGAAGCGGTCGGAACTATGACCGCACTGTCGCTGTTGCGCGAGTTGGGGCCGGTCGTCGCGGCATTGCTTTTTGCCGGTCGAGCCGGTTCTGCACTGACGGCGGAGATCGGGCTTATGCGTTCTACCGAACAGGTCTCGGCGTTGGAAATGATGGCCGTTGATCCGCTGAAATATATCTATGCACCACGTTTCATGGCGGCGATTTTGGCGTTGCCGATGCTGGCTCTGCTGTTTACCGCTATGGGGATTATCGGCGGTTACATGGTCGGGGTAGGCTGGCTTGGTGTCGATAATGGCGCCTTTTGGTCGCAGATGAATTCCTCGGTTGACTGGAATGACGATGTCATTAACGGAATTATTAAATCGGTCGCTTTCGCGGTATTAATCGCGATCGTGTCTCTTTTTCAAGGGGTCAATGCCGTGCCGACTTCGGAAGGCGTCAGTTTGGCTACAACCCGGACAGTCGTGCATGCTTCCTTGGGCGTGCTCGGGCTAGACTTTATCTTAACCGCAATCATGTTTGATTAG
- the mlaD gene encoding outer membrane lipid asymmetry maintenance protein MlaD, which translates to MKQKTKFEMWVGALVVMTFGALLMIALQVSNFSALKETPSYQISALFNNIGGLKVRAPVKLSGVVIGRVTNITIDQKTFKARVWMDVDRQYNELSLDSSASILTSGLLGDQYIGITPGGDMEYLEDGSEIEYTQSALVLEELIGQFLVKFTESGD; encoded by the coding sequence ATGAAACAAAAGACAAAATTTGAAATGTGGGTGGGTGCTTTGGTTGTAATGACCTTCGGCGCTTTACTGATGATCGCTTTGCAGGTCAGTAATTTTTCGGCTTTGAAAGAGACGCCAAGTTATCAGATCAGTGCGCTGTTCAACAATATCGGCGGCCTTAAGGTTCGTGCGCCGGTCAAGCTTAGTGGCGTCGTCATCGGCCGTGTGACCAATATTACGATCGATCAGAAGACCTTTAAGGCACGTGTGTGGATGGATGTCGATCGCCAGTATAATGAGTTGTCGCTTGATTCTTCTGCTTCGATTTTGACTTCCGGACTGCTGGGTGATCAGTATATCGGGATTACGCCGGGCGGAGATATGGAGTATCTGGAAGACGGCTCTGAGATCGAATACACGCAGTCGGCGTTGGTTCTGGAAGAGCTGATCGGTCAATTTTTAGTTAAGTTTACGGAAAGCGGAGACTAA
- a CDS encoding ABC transporter ATP-binding protein, which produces MSAVEFCNVKKQYGDLQALKGVSFDVEEGAFFGLLGPNGAGKSTLINAMSGLVVPSSGSIRVMGQDVVADYRQTRRALGLVPQELIADPFFNIRELLLLQSGYFGLKGREQRAWVDELLERLALADKADSLTHQLSGGMKRRALIAMALVHKPQVLVLDEPTAGVDVDLRRTLWDFTRELHKKGHTIILTTHYLEEAETLCDRVAIMQKGQIKALDQTSALLSKHAYRYLKVVVPKTYLQQTPQLPQPLQEILVETEANALIFRVDKDVALADVLGHLSQAGVPVEDIISRDATLEEVFIDLTADHSVATGETAC; this is translated from the coding sequence ATGTCTGCCGTTGAATTTTGTAATGTTAAAAAACAGTATGGAGACTTACAGGCCCTTAAGGGCGTAAGCTTCGATGTCGAAGAGGGGGCTTTTTTCGGTCTTCTTGGGCCGAATGGTGCCGGTAAATCGACGCTTATCAATGCCATGTCCGGTTTGGTCGTGCCTTCATCGGGTTCGATCAGGGTCATGGGGCAGGATGTCGTTGCCGATTATCGCCAAACCCGTCGCGCTTTGGGGTTGGTACCGCAGGAGTTGATTGCCGATCCTTTTTTCAATATCCGTGAATTGCTTCTGCTGCAATCCGGCTACTTCGGTCTTAAAGGGCGCGAGCAGCGGGCTTGGGTTGATGAACTGTTGGAGCGTCTGGCTCTGGCGGATAAAGCGGATTCTCTGACCCATCAACTTTCCGGCGGAATGAAACGCCGTGCTTTGATTGCAATGGCTCTGGTGCACAAACCGCAGGTGCTGGTTCTGGATGAGCCGACGGCCGGGGTCGATGTGGATTTGCGTCGTACTTTGTGGGACTTTACCCGTGAATTGCACAAAAAAGGGCATACCATTATTCTGACCACCCACTATCTGGAAGAGGCGGAGACGCTTTGTGATCGTGTTGCGATTATGCAGAAGGGACAGATTAAAGCGTTGGATCAGACTTCGGCTCTGTTGTCTAAACATGCCTATCGTTACCTGAAAGTCGTCGTTCCAAAAACCTATCTGCAGCAAACTCCGCAACTGCCGCAGCCGTTACAGGAAATTCTGGTGGAAACGGAAGCTAATGCGCTGATTTTCCGTGTCGATAAGGATGTCGCTTTGGCGGATGTCTTGGGGCATTTGAGTCAGGCAGGCGTACCGGTTGAAGACATTATCAGTCGCGATGCGACGCTGGAAGAGGTGTTTATCGATTTAACGGCAGATCATTCTGTCGCAACAGGAGAAACGGCATGTTGA
- a CDS encoding ABC transporter permease codes for MLNWAGCWALFVKEVRRFYSVAVQTIFAPVVATLLYLLVFGQVIDSQLDVFSGLAYSQFLIPGLVMMAILQNAFANSSSSLIQSKMHGNLTFVLLSPISPLEFYLAFTAAAIVRGLAVGAGILVVGAVGFDLSWQAPHWILVFAILSAAMMGGLGMLAGIVSDKYDHLAAFQNFIIMPLTFLSGVFYSIKALPDFWQQLSHFNPFFYMVDGFRYGFFEKADVSIWLSLSITLLFLFAVSVINLILLNKGVKIRQ; via the coding sequence ATGTTGAACTGGGCAGGGTGCTGGGCGCTTTTTGTTAAAGAGGTGCGTCGTTTCTATTCGGTGGCCGTGCAGACGATTTTTGCGCCGGTTGTTGCGACGCTGTTGTATTTGCTGGTGTTCGGTCAGGTCATTGATTCGCAGCTGGATGTTTTCAGTGGCTTGGCTTACAGCCAGTTTTTGATCCCCGGTTTGGTCATGATGGCGATTCTGCAGAACGCCTTCGCCAACAGTTCGTCGAGCTTGATACAGTCGAAGATGCACGGCAATCTGACCTTTGTGCTTTTGAGTCCGATTTCGCCGCTGGAATTTTATCTTGCTTTTACTGCGGCGGCGATTGTTCGTGGCCTGGCTGTCGGAGCCGGAATTCTGGTTGTCGGGGCGGTCGGTTTCGACTTGAGCTGGCAGGCGCCACACTGGATTCTGGTTTTCGCGATACTCAGCGCAGCGATGATGGGCGGACTGGGTATGCTGGCTGGGATCGTCTCTGATAAGTACGATCATCTGGCTGCGTTCCAGAACTTCATTATTATGCCTTTGACCTTCTTAAGCGGCGTTTTCTATTCGATTAAGGCCTTGCCGGACTTCTGGCAGCAGCTGTCGCATTTTAATCCGTTTTTCTATATGGTCGATGGCTTCCGCTACGGCTTTTTCGAAAAGGCAGATGTTTCGATCTGGCTGAGTCTTTCGATTACGCTGCTGTTCCTGTTCGCGGTTTCGGTGATAAATCTGATTTTATTAAACAAAGGCGTTAAAATACGCCAATAA
- a CDS encoding STAS domain-containing protein, translating to MAKPLDANWQQDQATLILPEDLTVSNLDKWLKKNRVLTLPVRKVDFSASRKVDSSVLALIAYWAVKAEQPIELINAGDQVETLLDLYDLEELVVVLS from the coding sequence ATGGCGAAGCCCTTAGACGCGAATTGGCAACAGGATCAGGCTACCTTGATTCTTCCGGAAGATCTGACCGTTTCCAATCTTGATAAGTGGTTGAAAAAGAACCGCGTACTTACTTTACCCGTGCGTAAAGTGGATTTTTCCGCCAGCCGAAAAGTGGACAGCTCAGTTTTGGCGTTGATCGCTTATTGGGCGGTTAAGGCCGAACAGCCGATTGAGCTGATTAATGCCGGTGATCAGGTGGAAACACTGCTTGATCTCTATGACCTTGAAGAGTTGGTTGTCGTTCTCTCTTAG
- a CDS encoding ABC transporter ATP-binding protein yields MADSLIQIEGVSFSRDERVIFDDISLQIPRGKVTAIMGPSGTGKTTLLKLIAGQLLPDKGRILVDGQDVHKLSRSKLYELRRRMGMLFQSGALLGDLNVFENVAFPLREHTKLPDDIIEPLVQMKLQAVGLRGARHLMPAQLSGGMSRRVALARAITLDPDMIFYDEPFVGQDPITMGVLIELIGKLNEALGLTSVVVSHDVDEVLSIADYVCVISEGKIIAQGDKETILSESNPFVNQFVHGLADGPVPFHFSKDSYQQSLNALRDAK; encoded by the coding sequence ATGGCGGATAGTTTAATTCAGATTGAAGGTGTTAGTTTCTCGCGCGACGAACGCGTCATTTTTGATGACATCAGTTTGCAGATTCCCCGTGGGAAAGTGACTGCGATTATGGGGCCAAGCGGAACCGGTAAGACGACCTTGCTCAAATTGATCGCGGGTCAGCTGCTGCCTGATAAAGGACGGATTCTGGTCGATGGACAGGATGTCCACAAGCTGTCACGGTCAAAGTTGTATGAACTGCGCCGCCGTATGGGCATGTTGTTCCAGAGCGGAGCACTTCTTGGCGATTTGAACGTCTTCGAGAATGTCGCCTTTCCATTGCGCGAGCATACCAAGTTGCCGGATGACATTATCGAGCCTTTGGTGCAGATGAAGCTTCAGGCCGTCGGTCTTAGAGGTGCCCGTCATCTGATGCCGGCGCAACTTTCCGGCGGTATGTCTCGCCGCGTAGCTCTGGCGAGAGCCATTACGCTCGATCCGGACATGATCTTTTACGACGAGCCGTTTGTTGGACAAGACCCCATCACTATGGGGGTTTTGATCGAACTGATCGGCAAGCTGAACGAGGCTTTGGGCTTGACTTCGGTTGTCGTGTCGCACGATGTGGACGAGGTACTTTCGATCGCCGATTATGTGTGCGTTATATCGGAAGGAAAGATCATTGCTCAGGGCGATAAGGAGACGATTCTGTCGGAATCGAATCCTTTCGTGAATCAGTTTGTGCATGGTTTGGCCGATGGGCCGGTTCCTTTCCATTTCAGTAAAGATTCTTATCAGCAAAGCTTGAACGCTTTGCGAGATGCAAAATAA
- the murA gene encoding UDP-N-acetylglucosamine 1-carboxyvinyltransferase, with the protein MDKLIIDNSQGELSGKVEISGSKNAALPILMGCLLAETPVKLANVPHLMDVTTTLHLLGAMGVGLLFDENRCIEIDASSVSHREATYELVKTMRASILVLGPLLARFGEAKVSLPGGCAIGSRPVNVHIDGMRKMGAEIEVENGYILARSNGRLHGADIEMPIVTVTGTENLIMAAVLAEGTTTLRNSAREPEVTDLAQFLVKMGAKITGIGTDTLVIEGVKSLKGVEYSVIPDRIEAGTYLAAAAVTQSKLTVSKVNPQHLNAVLDKFIEAGAEVTTTADTITLDMRGKRLKPVNIVTEPYPLFPTDMQAQFMVMNAVADGESEIEETIFENRFMHVSELARMGAKIAIDGNTARITGVEKLKGANVMATDLRASACLVLAGLIAQGETVIDRVYHIDRGYELIEEKFHKIGAHIYRR; encoded by the coding sequence ATGGATAAACTCATTATCGATAACAGTCAGGGAGAACTCTCTGGCAAAGTGGAAATTTCCGGCTCTAAAAACGCCGCTTTACCGATTTTAATGGGCTGTTTGCTGGCCGAAACACCGGTCAAGCTGGCAAACGTTCCGCATTTGATGGATGTGACTACAACCCTGCATCTGCTAGGCGCAATGGGCGTCGGCCTGTTATTTGACGAAAACCGCTGTATCGAAATTGATGCCAGTTCTGTGTCCCACAGAGAAGCGACCTACGAGCTGGTTAAAACCATGCGCGCTTCGATTCTGGTTCTCGGTCCTCTCTTGGCGCGTTTTGGCGAAGCAAAGGTTTCTCTGCCGGGTGGTTGTGCCATCGGTTCGCGTCCAGTGAATGTGCATATCGACGGCATGCGTAAAATGGGGGCTGAAATTGAAGTCGAAAACGGCTATATCCTTGCCAGAAGCAATGGCCGTTTGCACGGTGCCGATATTGAGATGCCGATTGTTACCGTAACCGGAACGGAAAACCTGATTATGGCAGCGGTTCTGGCGGAAGGAACCACGACTTTACGCAATTCGGCGCGTGAGCCGGAAGTAACCGATCTGGCACAGTTTCTTGTTAAGATGGGCGCCAAAATTACCGGTATCGGAACCGATACACTGGTCATCGAAGGCGTGAAATCCCTTAAAGGTGTGGAATATTCGGTGATTCCCGATCGTATCGAAGCGGGGACGTATCTGGCCGCCGCGGCGGTAACGCAAAGCAAGTTGACGGTGAGTAAGGTCAATCCGCAGCATTTAAATGCCGTTCTGGATAAATTTATCGAGGCGGGGGCGGAAGTGACTACAACTGCGGATACTATTACATTGGATATGCGCGGCAAACGCCTGAAGCCGGTGAATATCGTCACTGAACCTTATCCGTTGTTTCCGACCGATATGCAGGCGCAGTTTATGGTGATGAATGCGGTTGCCGACGGCGAATCGGAGATTGAAGAGACGATTTTCGAAAACCGTTTTATGCATGTTTCCGAGCTGGCCCGAATGGGTGCAAAAATTGCTATTGACGGCAATACGGCGCGGATTACCGGCGTGGAAAAGCTTAAGGGCGCGAATGTGATGGCGACCGATTTGCGCGCTTCCGCCTGTCTGGTGTTGGCCGGTTTGATTGCACAGGGCGAAACCGTGATTGACCGTGTTTATCATATCGACCGTGGTTACGAGTTGATTGAAGAAAAATTTCATAAGATCGGTGCACATATCTACCGCCGTTGA
- a CDS encoding MlaC/ttg2D family ABC transporter substrate-binding protein, which yields MNTNVRTVGFWLSLGLVFILGLMSLKAQAVTQDDPGKMVQELSELLIVKVDENREKLQSSTEEVVKFAEEYVLPYVAQEKMARFVMGIHWRSASDKQRQEFIEAFTKNLIRSYSSNFLKLEVVSASVDQVKEPKPRRAEVTSTITMKDGQVVEVIYRAFQDKESKKWLLYDFTFNNISTLVSFRNVYGAMIDQKGVDAVIDELKKNDSTPIQSEPAVN from the coding sequence ATGAACACAAATGTTCGCACTGTCGGATTCTGGTTGTCATTAGGGTTGGTATTCATACTTGGGCTGATGAGTCTGAAAGCTCAGGCGGTAACGCAGGACGATCCGGGGAAAATGGTTCAGGAGCTCTCCGAGTTGCTGATTGTTAAGGTTGATGAAAACCGCGAAAAGCTGCAGAGCAGTACCGAAGAAGTGGTTAAGTTCGCTGAAGAGTATGTGCTGCCGTATGTTGCTCAAGAGAAAATGGCCCGTTTCGTTATGGGAATTCACTGGCGTTCTGCGAGTGATAAGCAGCGTCAGGAGTTTATCGAGGCTTTTACCAAGAATTTGATCCGCAGCTACTCCAGTAACTTTCTGAAGCTGGAGGTGGTTTCCGCTTCGGTCGATCAGGTTAAGGAACCTAAGCCGCGCCGTGCAGAAGTAACCTCGACGATTACCATGAAAGACGGTCAGGTCGTCGAGGTCATTTATCGCGCTTTCCAGGATAAGGAAAGCAAGAAGTGGTTGTTGTACGATTTTACTTTCAACAATATCAGTACGCTGGTCAGTTTCCGTAACGTTTACGGAGCGATGATCGACCAAAAAGGCGTGGATGCGGTGATTGATGAGTTGAAAAAGAACGACTCTACGCCGATCCAATCCGAACCGGCTGTTAATTAG